One region of Clostridia bacterium genomic DNA includes:
- a CDS encoding DMT family transporter: protein MKNQEMKSNVLLMLTAAIWGFAFVAQRVGMQYVGAFTFNGVRFALGCISLIPLLIYFKNKKSEEAAEEVSANALIPGIIAGSILFLAASLQQIGLAYTTAGKAAFITGLYIVLVPLFGIFLKHSIKVSTWAGVTLAVVGLYFLSVSEDFSIAKGDFLEIIGAFFWASHILVIDYFTKKVDALKLSFVQFATCSVLSMAVALIFEDISISGLSQALIPILYGGLGSVGIAYTLQVVAQKHAKPSHAAIILSMEAVFAAIGGALLLSENLGGRGYLGCALMFGGMILTQVQSFGKSADALE from the coding sequence TTGAAGAATCAAGAAATGAAGTCCAATGTGCTTCTTATGTTGACCGCTGCAATATGGGGTTTTGCATTTGTGGCACAAAGGGTCGGAATGCAATATGTAGGAGCTTTTACCTTCAACGGAGTGAGGTTTGCTCTGGGGTGCATATCATTGATACCGCTGCTGATTTATTTTAAGAATAAGAAGTCCGAAGAGGCGGCAGAAGAAGTCTCGGCAAATGCTCTGATTCCGGGGATTATTGCAGGGTCAATTCTCTTTCTTGCAGCATCCTTGCAGCAGATCGGATTGGCCTATACAACAGCAGGAAAAGCGGCCTTTATTACTGGTTTATACATAGTGTTGGTGCCATTATTCGGCATCTTCTTAAAGCATAGCATCAAGGTAAGCACCTGGGCAGGAGTAACCCTTGCTGTTGTTGGACTATACTTCCTCAGTGTCAGTGAGGATTTCTCTATAGCAAAAGGCGACTTTCTTGAAATTATAGGTGCTTTCTTCTGGGCTTCTCATATATTGGTTATTGATTATTTTACAAAAAAAGTGGATGCGTTGAAGCTGTCTTTTGTACAGTTCGCAACATGCTCGGTACTAAGTATGGCAGTAGCATTGATATTCGAGGATATCTCAATATCCGGACTCAGCCAGGCACTCATTCCCATACTCTATGGAGGTCTGGGCTCTGTAGGTATAGCGTACACCTTGCAGGTTGTTGCGCAAAAGCATGCAAAGCCTTCCCATGCCGCCATAATACTCAGTATGGAAGCAGTTTTCGCGGCTATCGGGGGCGCACTGCTGCTAAGTGAAAACCTTGGGGGCAGAGGATATTTAGGCTGTGCACTCATGTTTGGCGGAATGATACTGACGCAGGTACAAAGCTTTGGGAAAAGCGCTGATGCACTAGAATAA